Proteins found in one Polymorphobacter fuscus genomic segment:
- the rfbG gene encoding CDP-glucose 4,6-dehydratase — translation MTDRFWAGKSVFVTGHTGFKGGWLALWLHSMGAHVHGFALVPPTEPSLFAVAEVEKRLASHIIGDIRDADILAAALVAAKPDIVFHLAAQPLVRRSYSEPEATFATNVMGTVNLLQAVRAAPSVRAIVNVTTDKCYANNEWLWPYREGEALGGHDPYSASKAASEIVTGAMRASFLAGAGVRVATARAGNVIGGGDWAEDRLLPDFFRSVMAGKSLSVRYPGATRPWQHVLEPLAGYLALAERLATDGEGIDNAWNFGPADEDARPVDWLLTRLCAQLPGAEWHCLEGEKVHEAGYLKLDSSRARHLLGWTPRWKLDEALAATVAWHRKWQAGADMATVCLDQIRDYRGA, via the coding sequence GTGACTGATCGATTCTGGGCCGGAAAATCGGTTTTCGTGACCGGGCACACTGGCTTCAAGGGTGGCTGGCTGGCACTTTGGCTCCACAGTATGGGTGCTCATGTCCATGGTTTTGCCTTGGTGCCCCCAACCGAACCGTCGCTGTTTGCCGTTGCCGAGGTGGAAAAGCGCCTCGCCAGCCACATCATCGGCGATATCCGCGACGCGGACATCCTGGCGGCGGCGTTGGTCGCTGCAAAGCCCGATATTGTGTTTCACTTGGCGGCGCAGCCGCTGGTGCGACGCTCGTATTCCGAACCCGAAGCAACCTTTGCCACTAACGTCATGGGGACGGTCAATCTTCTCCAGGCCGTTCGTGCCGCGCCTTCGGTGCGAGCCATTGTTAACGTTACAACCGACAAATGCTATGCCAACAACGAATGGCTGTGGCCTTATCGCGAAGGCGAAGCCCTAGGCGGCCACGATCCTTATTCGGCAAGCAAGGCCGCGTCTGAAATCGTTACCGGTGCCATGCGTGCTTCGTTCCTCGCTGGCGCCGGTGTGCGAGTCGCAACGGCACGGGCCGGCAATGTTATAGGCGGCGGTGACTGGGCCGAGGATCGGTTGCTGCCTGATTTTTTCCGCAGTGTGATGGCGGGCAAGTCGCTGAGCGTCCGTTATCCGGGCGCGACGCGGCCATGGCAGCATGTCCTTGAACCGCTGGCCGGCTATCTGGCGCTAGCCGAACGGCTCGCCACCGATGGCGAGGGCATCGACAATGCTTGGAATTTCGGCCCTGCCGATGAGGATGCCCGGCCCGTAGATTGGTTGCTGACCCGGCTATGCGCGCAACTGCCAGGCGCCGAGTGGCACTGCCTTGAGGGCGAGAAGGTGCATGAGGCGGGCTACCTTAAGCTCGATAGCAGTCGTGCGCGGCATCTGCTCGGCTGGACCCCGCGCTGGAAACTTGACGAGGCGCTGGCTGCAACGGTTGCTTGGCACCGAAAGTGGCAGGCAGGTGCCGACATGGCGACGGTGTGCCTTGACCAGATCCGCGACTATCGGGGCGCCTGA